A part of Stigmatella erecta genomic DNA contains:
- a CDS encoding serine/threonine-protein kinase codes for MTNSAGLAPGTEIGAWRVVSHEGQGAYGAVYRAERVGAEGTGPFALKLALHPLDPRFEREGELLARLNTPHVPRLQDRGWWMPEGTPFPYLVMEWVEGEPLYEWGMRHALTSRQALRLLSHVARALEATHAVEGVHRDVKGDNIRVRADGTAVLMDFGSSNYRQAQTLTHQHPPPGTPEYQSPESQRFQWETRHQPRIRYEAQPADDVYALGVTAYRLCTGQYPPGLELKQTEEGFEFVEPPWVPPETLASVCPELEELIRRMLHEEPESRGSAAAVAQALERAAKKAGRAADQPLAGGQHVALPPPASTAGRPALVAALGMCLGMAVWWLGAQSLDRARGLAEGHQPAEGAVGLADSTLDASTAGPPAEFEQGGMALDVPEKPFPGQHRPPCAQRELEINGGCWRRLADAPPPCGIRTYEWKGMCYVPMFDPPRPSTSNPP; via the coding sequence CCGGACTGGCACCTGGAACGGAGATCGGCGCCTGGCGCGTGGTGAGCCACGAGGGCCAGGGGGCCTACGGCGCGGTCTACCGGGCCGAGCGGGTAGGCGCCGAAGGCACGGGCCCGTTCGCCCTGAAGCTGGCGCTTCATCCCCTGGATCCCCGCTTCGAGCGGGAGGGGGAACTGCTCGCGCGCCTGAACACCCCCCACGTGCCACGGCTCCAGGACCGAGGGTGGTGGATGCCGGAGGGAACGCCCTTCCCGTATCTGGTGATGGAGTGGGTGGAAGGAGAGCCCCTGTACGAGTGGGGCATGCGGCACGCCCTCACCTCCCGGCAAGCGCTGCGGCTCCTGTCACACGTGGCCCGGGCGCTGGAGGCGACGCACGCGGTGGAGGGCGTGCACCGGGACGTGAAGGGGGACAATATCCGGGTGCGAGCCGATGGGACGGCGGTGTTGATGGACTTTGGCTCATCGAACTACCGGCAGGCACAAACGCTCACCCACCAGCATCCCCCTCCGGGAACACCCGAGTATCAGAGCCCCGAGTCTCAGCGCTTCCAGTGGGAGACGAGACACCAGCCGAGGATCCGCTACGAGGCCCAGCCCGCGGATGACGTGTACGCGCTGGGGGTGACGGCCTACCGGCTGTGTACGGGCCAATACCCGCCCGGCCTGGAACTGAAACAGACCGAGGAGGGCTTCGAGTTCGTGGAGCCTCCCTGGGTCCCCCCGGAAACACTGGCATCGGTGTGCCCGGAACTGGAGGAGCTGATCCGCAGGATGTTGCACGAAGAGCCCGAGAGCAGGGGCAGCGCGGCCGCGGTGGCCCAGGCGCTGGAGCGCGCGGCGAAGAAGGCAGGCCGTGCAGCGGATCAGCCCCTGGCCGGGGGCCAACACGTGGCCTTGCCACCTCCAGCGTCTACCGCCGGGAGGCCCGCGCTCGTGGCGGCCCTCGGGATGTGCTTGGGGATGGCCGTGTGGTGGCTCGGGGCTCAATCCCTAGATAGGGCCAGGGGACTGGCAGAAGGGCATCAGCCAGCAGAAGGTGCGGTGGGCCTCGCCGATTCAACGCTGGATGCCTCAACGGCCGGGCCCCCGGCTGAATTCGAGCAAGGGGGAATGGCCCTCGATGTGCCAGAGAAGCCGTTCCCTGGCCAGCATCGCCCGCCCTGTGCTCAGCGAGAACTTGAGATTAACGGGGGGTGTTGGAGACGCTTGGCTGATGCCCCGCCGCCATGCGGTATTCGCACGTACGAGTGGAAGGGCATGTGCTACGTGCCCATGTTTGATCCCCCTCGGCCCTCGACCTCGAATCCGCCATAA
- a CDS encoding DUSAM domain-containing protein yields MTDEDQLDWQRVEELDRRVLVQGEPLELSDETSSILSRGARLVAIGPEDTTAALRGGAAAINLLKEIKRRLREGSTRLGTADAQAERLRDKGDFAGARKMLEDALAAEAVPFYREQLTGRLEDLATLETVFLTGHVAEDFHPWSQVRALALRVQQGKPLELREDLRGFLRQTAPSVAISEAEAEEALKTVESTAALLAQMVKRMEDGKQRISRALYQMIRCQEEGDLDGARQQMRDVLAVEVVPLYRRAAEENLASLDEPTPAP; encoded by the coding sequence ATGACGGACGAGGATCAGCTGGACTGGCAACGCGTCGAGGAACTGGACCGGAGGGTATTGGTGCAGGGCGAACCCCTCGAACTCAGTGACGAAACCAGCTCCATCTTAAGCAGAGGTGCCCGGCTCGTGGCCATCGGCCCAGAGGACACCACGGCAGCTCTGCGGGGAGGCGCTGCCGCGATTAACCTCCTGAAGGAGATCAAGCGGCGTCTCAGGGAGGGGTCCACACGCTTGGGCACCGCGGATGCCCAGGCTGAGCGCTTGCGCGACAAGGGGGACTTCGCGGGCGCGAGGAAGATGCTGGAGGACGCGCTCGCTGCTGAAGCCGTTCCCTTCTACCGGGAGCAACTCACCGGCAGGCTTGAAGATCTGGCAACGCTTGAGACGGTGTTCCTGACCGGGCATGTGGCCGAGGACTTCCATCCGTGGAGCCAGGTTCGAGCCCTGGCACTCCGGGTTCAGCAGGGCAAGCCGCTGGAACTGCGCGAGGACTTGCGTGGCTTCCTTCGGCAGACCGCCCCATCTGTCGCCATCAGCGAGGCAGAGGCAGAAGAGGCGCTCAAAACCGTGGAAAGCACGGCGGCGCTCCTCGCGCAGATGGTGAAGCGCATGGAAGACGGGAAGCAGCGGATCTCACGAGCGCTCTACCAAATGATCCGTTGTCAGGAGGAGGGGGATCTCGACGGTGCACGTCAGCAGATGCGTGACGTGCTGGCTGTGGAGGTCGTGCCCTTGTACCGCCGTGCCGCGGAGGAGAACTTGGCGAGCCTGGATGAACCCACGCCGGCACCTTGA